A stretch of Leucobacter aridicollis DNA encodes these proteins:
- the thrS gene encoding threonine--tRNA ligase, with protein sequence MADGFSLFTDRSVVAMRVNGELRDLAWEVTDTDTVEPVTIDSEDGLNILRHSAAHVLAQAVQRVNPETKLGIGPPITDGFYYDFDSAEAFTPEDLKALEKEMQKIVKQGQRFVRRVVSEDEARAELANEPYKLELIGLKGGADSGSDNENVEVGGAELTIYDNVDPKTGETQWKDLCRGPHLPNTKMIGNGWALMRSSGAYWRGSEANPMLQRVYGTAWPTKDELRAYQTRLEEAAKRDHRKLGVELDLFSFPDEIGSGLAVFHPKGGIIRHEIEKFMSSELVRNGYEVVNSPHITKGTLFETSQHLNWYKEGMFPAMHLDEVVDEEGNVTKQGQDYYLKPMNCPFHNLIFRARARSYRELPLRLAEFGTVYRYEKSGTLSGLTRVRGLTQDDAHIYVTDEQVKDELKRQLEFVFATLRAYGLDDFYLELSTRDPEKSVGTDEQWADAEQTLREVGEESGLELVADPGGAAFYGPKISVQARDAIGRTWQLSTVQLDFNQPELFELEYAAADGTRKQPVMIHRALLGSIERFFAILLEHYAGAFPVWLAPEQVVGIPVAAEYGDYLEEIFARLRSAGVRAHVDHSDDRMPKKIRTHTKMKVPFQLIAGEEDRAAGAVSFRFRDGTQLNGVPVDDAIARILAAIESHEQVSTAWSE encoded by the coding sequence AACATCCTCCGGCACTCGGCCGCGCACGTGCTCGCGCAGGCCGTGCAGCGGGTCAACCCCGAGACGAAGCTCGGCATCGGCCCGCCCATCACCGACGGCTTCTACTACGACTTCGACTCGGCCGAGGCGTTCACCCCCGAGGATCTCAAGGCGCTCGAGAAAGAGATGCAGAAGATCGTCAAGCAGGGCCAGCGCTTCGTGCGCCGGGTCGTGAGCGAGGACGAGGCCCGTGCGGAGCTCGCGAACGAGCCCTACAAGCTCGAACTCATCGGGCTCAAGGGCGGAGCCGACTCGGGTTCCGACAATGAGAACGTCGAGGTCGGCGGCGCCGAGCTCACCATCTACGACAATGTCGACCCGAAGACGGGGGAGACGCAGTGGAAGGACCTCTGCCGCGGGCCGCACCTGCCAAACACCAAGATGATCGGCAACGGTTGGGCGCTCATGCGCTCGAGCGGAGCGTACTGGCGCGGCAGCGAGGCGAATCCGATGCTGCAGCGCGTCTACGGTACCGCCTGGCCGACGAAGGATGAGCTGCGCGCCTACCAGACTCGCCTCGAGGAGGCGGCGAAGCGCGACCACCGCAAGCTTGGCGTCGAACTCGATCTGTTCTCCTTCCCCGACGAGATTGGCTCTGGCCTCGCCGTCTTCCATCCCAAGGGCGGCATCATCCGCCACGAGATCGAGAAGTTCATGAGCTCAGAGCTCGTGCGGAACGGCTACGAGGTCGTGAACAGCCCCCACATCACCAAGGGGACCCTGTTCGAGACGAGCCAGCACCTCAACTGGTACAAGGAAGGCATGTTCCCGGCGATGCACCTCGACGAGGTCGTCGACGAGGAGGGCAACGTCACCAAGCAGGGCCAGGACTACTACCTGAAGCCCATGAACTGCCCGTTCCACAACCTCATCTTCCGCGCACGTGCCCGCAGTTACCGCGAGCTTCCCCTGCGACTTGCCGAGTTCGGCACGGTGTATCGCTACGAGAAGTCGGGCACGCTGTCCGGTCTCACCCGCGTCCGCGGTCTTACCCAGGACGACGCCCACATCTACGTCACCGACGAACAGGTGAAGGACGAGCTCAAGCGGCAGCTCGAGTTCGTGTTCGCGACGCTCCGCGCGTACGGCCTCGACGACTTCTACCTCGAGCTCTCAACGCGTGACCCGGAGAAGTCGGTCGGCACCGACGAGCAGTGGGCGGACGCCGAGCAGACCCTGCGCGAGGTCGGCGAGGAATCCGGTCTCGAACTCGTCGCGGATCCGGGCGGCGCAGCGTTCTACGGCCCGAAGATCTCGGTGCAGGCGCGTGACGCGATCGGCCGCACGTGGCAGCTGTCCACCGTCCAGCTCGACTTCAACCAGCCCGAACTGTTCGAGCTCGAGTATGCCGCGGCCGACGGCACCCGCAAGCAGCCCGTCATGATCCACCGCGCGTTGCTCGGCTCGATCGAGCGGTTCTTCGCGATCCTGCTCGAGCACTACGCTGGCGCGTTCCCCGTGTGGCTCGCCCCCGAACAGGTCGTCGGCATTCCCGTCGCCGCCGAGTACGGCGACTACCTCGAGGAGATCTTCGCGCGGCTTCGCTCGGCGGGCGTCCGCGCGCACGTCGATCACTCCGATGACCGGATGCCGAAGAAGATCCGCACTCACACCAAGATGAAGGTGCCGTTCCAGCTCATCGCTGGCGAGGAGGATCGGGCGGCGGGCGCAGTCAGCTTCCGCTTCCGCGACGGCACGCAGCTCAATGGCGTCCCGGTCGACGACGCTATCGCGCGCATCCTCGCAGCGATCGAGAGCCACGAGCAGGTCTCGACGGCCTGGTCGGAGTAG